From Hymenobacter sedentarius, a single genomic window includes:
- a CDS encoding PAS domain-containing protein — protein sequence MITDHLPHPSSSVSAAGGPAPALAHRVLELMPWAVLVLDRQGELKLVNPQATRLLGRPAHELVGRLLAPLVPASFPAGLRQALLEAPGAAGSVTGEFFLPDCQEWIAMSTQPAEAEVLVYWQDITQQREQHRQYLALADNIPDVITRWDADLRLRYANPALQARTGLSAAALIGKTLAEMEVPGANLEHFTKKLQCVFDTGEPQTHYNQYTTPAGEQHFYSRLVPEFVDGRVHRVLVIARDITELKQAEDELRVSKDLLEAVFNSSVLALYALRSVRDAAGRIVDFDIVLANAAANEMAGCQASSLRMLALWPHAKVQDMFDKLVETAETGQRLDTEQYYEGDGTPAWYRWTAVQMSGGVVATVKDITSRKSTELQLSHANERLNAIFEAVPVQLGYYRAVRNKRGQLVDLRSDTLNQTMVERLGMPSGGSGQLMSEQLPGLQKLPIWQRITEVLETGRPQRLELYHDFGFAKMWFDASYTRLDDGIISASLDITDRKASEQALRDSKDLLHAIFNATLDSLEVLTSVRDAAGALVDFEWVLTNEAAHRLLQRTNLVGQRLLVQQADLQLSGVFARFRHVVEQQQPSDFEHHYVTDGAEVWFHVSAAPLGDGLVVTWHDITARKRATAELLRLQLAQQQQLANAVLDAQEVERRRIAESLHNGLGQLLYAAQLHLDQLSATAGASAFAEGKRKAVKMLTTAIAQTRTLSHQLLPTILQDFGLAVAIRAICQDFNSAPLRLHCTAGALPPLSPSLALAVYRMAQELVNNIAKHADATEAHLQLTAHDGWLELQVSDNGRGFDPAQPRKAGMGLNALHDRVKLLDGQLYLASSPERGTLIRIRVPSAPLPPAPLSA from the coding sequence ATGATAACCGACCACCTCCCCCACCCATCTTCCTCCGTTTCGGCAGCGGGCGGCCCCGCGCCCGCGCTAGCCCACCGGGTGCTGGAGCTGATGCCGTGGGCCGTGCTGGTGCTGGACCGGCAGGGAGAGCTAAAGCTGGTAAACCCCCAGGCCACGCGCCTGCTGGGGCGCCCCGCCCACGAGCTGGTGGGCCGGCTGCTGGCCCCGCTCGTTCCGGCCAGCTTTCCGGCCGGGCTCCGGCAAGCCCTGCTCGAAGCCCCCGGCGCGGCCGGCTCCGTCACGGGCGAGTTTTTCCTGCCCGACTGCCAGGAGTGGATAGCCATGAGCACCCAGCCCGCCGAAGCCGAGGTGCTGGTGTACTGGCAGGACATCACGCAGCAGCGAGAGCAGCACCGCCAGTACCTGGCCCTGGCCGACAACATTCCCGACGTCATCACCCGCTGGGACGCCGACCTGCGCCTGCGCTACGCCAACCCGGCGCTGCAAGCCCGCACGGGACTTTCGGCGGCGGCCCTCATCGGCAAAACACTGGCTGAGATGGAGGTACCGGGCGCTAACTTGGAGCACTTCACCAAAAAGCTACAGTGCGTATTCGACACCGGCGAGCCCCAGACGCATTACAACCAATACACGACGCCCGCGGGCGAACAGCACTTTTACTCCCGCCTGGTGCCGGAGTTTGTCGACGGCCGGGTGCACCGCGTGCTGGTCATTGCCCGCGATATTACGGAGCTGAAACAGGCCGAAGACGAGCTGCGCGTGAGCAAGGACCTGCTCGAAGCCGTGTTCAACAGCTCGGTGCTGGCCTTGTATGCGCTGCGCAGCGTGCGCGATGCCGCTGGCCGCATCGTTGACTTTGACATTGTGCTGGCCAACGCCGCCGCCAATGAGATGGCGGGCTGCCAGGCCAGCAGCCTGCGCATGCTGGCGCTGTGGCCGCACGCCAAAGTCCAGGACATGTTTGACAAGCTGGTGGAAACCGCCGAAACGGGCCAGCGCCTCGACACGGAGCAATACTACGAAGGCGACGGCACCCCCGCCTGGTACCGGTGGACGGCCGTGCAGATGAGCGGCGGCGTGGTGGCCACCGTCAAAGACATTACCTCCCGCAAAAGCACCGAGCTGCAGCTGAGCCACGCCAACGAGCGGCTGAACGCCATTTTTGAGGCCGTGCCGGTGCAGCTGGGGTACTACCGCGCCGTGCGCAACAAGCGGGGCCAGCTGGTGGACCTGCGTTCCGACACCCTCAACCAGACCATGGTGGAGCGCCTGGGCATGCCCAGCGGCGGCAGTGGCCAGCTGATGTCGGAGCAGCTGCCGGGCCTGCAAAAGCTCCCCATCTGGCAGCGCATAACGGAAGTATTAGAAACGGGCCGGCCGCAGCGGCTGGAGCTCTACCATGACTTTGGCTTTGCCAAAATGTGGTTCGACGCTTCGTATACGCGGCTCGACGACGGCATCATTTCTGCCTCGCTCGACATCACCGACCGCAAGGCCTCGGAGCAGGCGCTGCGCGATAGCAAGGACTTGCTCCACGCCATTTTTAACGCCACCCTCGACAGCCTCGAAGTGCTGACAAGCGTGCGCGACGCGGCCGGGGCCCTGGTCGATTTCGAATGGGTGCTCACCAACGAAGCCGCCCACCGCCTGCTGCAGCGCACCAACCTGGTGGGCCAGCGCCTGCTGGTGCAGCAGGCCGACTTGCAGCTCAGCGGCGTGTTTGCCCGCTTCCGGCACGTGGTGGAGCAGCAGCAGCCTTCTGATTTTGAGCACCATTACGTTACCGATGGGGCCGAGGTGTGGTTTCACGTGTCGGCCGCCCCGCTCGGCGACGGGCTGGTGGTGACCTGGCACGACATCACGGCCCGCAAGCGGGCCACGGCCGAGCTGCTGCGCCTGCAGCTGGCCCAGCAGCAGCAGCTGGCCAACGCCGTGCTCGACGCCCAGGAAGTTGAGCGCCGCCGCATTGCCGAAAGCCTGCACAACGGCCTGGGCCAGCTGCTCTACGCCGCCCAGCTGCACCTCGACCAGCTCTCGGCCACCGCCGGTGCCAGCGCTTTTGCCGAAGGCAAGCGCAAGGCCGTGAAAATGCTGACCACGGCCATTGCCCAGACCCGTACGCTCTCGCACCAGCTCCTGCCCACCATTCTGCAGGACTTTGGCTTGGCCGTGGCCATCCGGGCCATTTGCCAGGATTTCAACAGCGCGCCGCTGCGCCTGCACTGCACGGCGGGGGCCTTGCCGCCGCTCAGCCCGTCGCTGGCGCTGGCCGTGTACCGCATGGCGCAGGAGCTGGTCAACAACATCGCCAAGCACGCCGACGCCACCGAAGCCCACCTGCAGCTCACCGCGCACGACGGCTGGCTGGAGCTGCAAGTCAGCGACAACGGCCGCGGCTTCGACCCCGCCCAGCCCCGCAAGGCCGGCATGGGCCTCAACGCCCTGCACGACCGGGTGAAGCTGCTCGACGGCCAGCTGTACCTGGCATCGTCGCCGGAGCGGGGCACCCTAATTCGTATTCGCGTGCCCAGTGCCCCGCTGCCGCCAGCGCCCCTGTCGGCTTAG